TGGAGCAGATTCGATTCATGCCACCATTGAACGCGCCGAGAAAGAAGAGTGCATAGAGACCCTTCGGCTCGATTTAGTATCAAGAAGTTCTGAACCGTCTGGGAAATAATTGCCGACGAAGATAATCCAATAAGCCATCTCCATTAAAATCGGCGAAGTGCACAGTATTTGTATACCAATCGTGCCCTGGTTTTTGTTGAGCAACAAGGATATCCGATGCGGAGAAATTCCATTACCTTTGTTTTCGAAGAGAACTGGCGGACGTCCCCAGTAATAAACCAACACATCTGACCAACCGTCGCTATTCAGGTCGGCGATTCGACACCCCATTGCGCTATTGCCTGGGTAGTACCGAGATGGCGCAGAAACCATGGACAACATGCGCAGGTTTATCTGGATCGGAAGATACTGTGCCAATTGAAACCGTGTCAGAACGAGGATCCACAAGGCACAAGTCATTCATAAGGCCTCACCGTCCAGATCACCTAATGCAGCGCTAGCGCCAGTGGCACTGAGCCAGGACGCAATGTGTCTGACCGATGGATTTACCGATCGCTCTTTTTGCAAGGGAGCCGTGGCTGGAGGCAGCGAGCGCAACGTTAGTGGGAAGCGACTTTGAAACTTCCTCAACAAATAAGTGGTTGATAATATCCGAATACCAACGCCAATACTGGCACAAGAAACATAATCAGTTTCAAAAGATATACCTCCCATTTCACCTCTGTTTAATAAATCCGTGCTTAACGGCAGTAATGATTGCCTCGTTACGGTTCTCTACTCCGAGACGGCGATAAAGCGCTTTCATTCGGCGGTGCATAGTGCGTTCGGATGCGTTTTCTTCACGGAAATTTCCGCGATACTGTGCCCCGCAGCTAACTTGTTGAGAGTGATGAGAGATTGGTTGTCCAGAACGACTGGGCTTTTGTCTGTGAAATGACTCAGTAATTCATCCACAATGGCATGTGGCAGACGCACTGCCCCTCTAAAGCCGCTGTGAGGGTTTTGATAATCTCCGTGGGATTTGCGCCGTAGCTGACCGCCCGGATGCGCCCGCGTTCAAAGCGCGAGCGTAAAGATCGCCGCTATTTTCCAGAAGAAGCGCTATAGTGCGAACCTCGGGTCAAACTCCTGAATGCGACGCAGGTCACAAAATCTTCGTCTGCTCTAATAGAGTGTAATAGTTGAAACAGCAATCACTTACGCCCTGGGCTGCCCGAAATTGTTCGAGCCAATGCAGGACATCCTCTGGCTCGGCCACTTCGTAGCTGGCTACTTTGAGAGCATCCATAAGCCCGCGGCGATAGGCTGGTATCACGTCACGGACAGCGCATATATACCGTTTATCACTCATCATTGATCTCGTATTGTTGGAAATCGGCCCGTAGTTCGTCCTGCCATTTTGTATAAACATTTTGGGCAGGCATTGATTGATCGCGGTTCAATCAGACATCCGAAATGAGTCGCTGCGCGTTCTGTTTTTCGCCAGGTGTCAGCGACAAAAGCCAGCAAGAAAAAGTCGCTGGCGTTGACATTGCCCGAGCCGTCAAGCCAAATGCATATCCCTGCAGATAAGCTGATTTGTCAGCGCGGATTGTGGTTAGAAAAGAAGAAGTCGGCGATACCATGCCTGCAAAGCCAGAGGCTAAACCAAGGCCAGAATCGAGGTCCGCGATAACTCGCTTCCTATCCTCTCCGCTGGCGCTCAATTATCGAAACGTTCGCTGTTGCGAGGAACCATAGAGCCCTGCCGTATCCCTGAACCCACAGTCGCTTCTTTGCGGTTGAAACAGGTGGGAGCCTTAAGTCAAAGTATGGAGGGCGAGCGAACAGGAAGGCTCGCGCAAAGGCCGCCCCATCAATTGTGAGCGAGCTGAAAATATCAGTTGCGTCAATTGAGTTTTGCAAACCTCGTATAGGGCGTGGCATAAATGCGTGCCACCAACCCCACCCGGCGTAAATAACGTGCGTGAATCCGGGCAGATGGTAAAGCAAATCAGACGGCCCTGCAGAAGCCTTAAAAACAGGCAATACACGAGAGCAGCGAGCGCCAACGAGGCTCCTTCAACGTAGAAAGGCTTGAAGAATTCCTCGTTGTTGTTGCTTCAACGTACCTGATTGAGGCGCTGGGATCACCGGCCACAATGGTTTCGCTGAAGCCAGAAACGAACGTGGAAGCTATCTTTACGACTAAGCGCCTATCCGTAGGGGAGCAACGAAAGGCAGCCACGCGCCGCGCCACGATCCATTTCAGGATACCAGGATGGCTAGCCGACGCCTGAGTTTCGTTTAATCTTAAAGCGCCCATCATCGCTTTGCCTTTGATGCGACGCTTTCAATGAACCGAACCACATCATTATCGATCGGAGGGACCGCCAACGCCTCCCTTTGAAGCTTGCGTGCTTGTCGCCGGTATTTAGGATCCCCAAACATGCTTTACAGCGTCGGCGACTTCAGAAAAATCAGTTTGTCCAGTCAAGCTGAACTGCCAATCCCTTTTCGCAAAGTCTATTTGCAATCTCGAAGCCATCAAAGAGCAAGGGCACTGCAACAATTGGCACGCCGCAGACGATACCTTGTCGTGTTGTTGAAGGGCCACCGTGTGTGATCAAGAGGTCGATGTTACGCATCAATAGCGCTTGCGGCGCCCAATCGACAACGTAGACGTTTTTAGGAATGTCATGTTCGTCAATAACCTGTTCGCCGTTCCAGTTTAGACTCTTGCCGACCGAAACAATTGCATTAGCGTCAATCAAACCCAGGCCGTCGACAACGTTACGCAGCGCAGGACCAAAACCGGGGATTGTTGCTGCCGCAGTACCGAAACTTGCATAAATCAACGGCTTTTCAGCGTTCGCAATGTTGGCAATCCAATCAGGGAGGGCCTCTCCCCTACCGACACCGTCAACGCGGACAGAAAAGGTGTTCGGTAGCGTTAGTTCTTCAGGCGCAAACGTTGGGCACATCATATTGATGTGCCCATACTCATACTGTTTATATCCCTCCGCATCATCTGGCAAACCGAGTTCTGCTCGTCGTTCATTCAACGCTGCAACAATGCGGTCTC
The window above is part of the Nilaparvata lugens isolate BPH unplaced genomic scaffold, ASM1435652v1 scaffold11022, whole genome shotgun sequence genome. Proteins encoded here:
- the LOC120355403 gene encoding uncharacterized UDP-glucosyltransferase YjiC-like, encoding MFLGDRIVAALNERRAELGLPDDAEGYKQYEYGHINMMCPTFAPEELTLPNTFSVRVDGVGRGEALPDWIANIANAEKPLIYASFGTAAATIPGFGPALRNVVDGLGLIDANAIVSVGKSLNWNGEQVIDEHDIPKNVYVVDWAPQALLMRNIDLLITHGGPSTTRQGIVCGVPIVAVPLLFDGFEIANRLCEKGLAVQLDWTN